In Gimesia sp., the following are encoded in one genomic region:
- a CDS encoding BamA/TamA family outer membrane protein, which produces MIDSVSAQEPQKRSIDLNQSIFDVRVEGNESIPALAILQKTKIQRGRPATRDMVLEDVRLLFATRWFASVVPVYRQTEQGLVLVYKVKERPIVEKVEFRGYKKIKIKRLQATTGLKVGSPFDIAANQESVNRIKQLYVERGYRFAEVKLLKGGDPNDREVIFEIKEGPKVVVSGIKFRGNKFVSDGVLKTKLLTKKAPLGISFFGGKYDPATIQDDLISLKQYYNGLGFFDVKIDEKIGYNKDKSRVQVEYTINEGKRYKIRDIMIEGNRIFSEEEIREDIKLAAGEYFNSRTLATDVEKLSERYGELGHLFAKVTPQPRFLEAPGEVDLVYSINEDKPYRIRKITAHISGDNPRTKSSVLLNPMMVAPGDLANQRLIAKSKRRIEGNQVFQKGPQDGPRINVTRVNPEREMLASRENDVLRGQNADEQQAQKLRYPNLKYRSQTYKQPAPQQNQDLFEGIKTEPVSYQSPQRTGQIFRGQNYDNGIPEPLNPLFGESPLGDPMGTEFPQQQPGWVDLDVYASESRTGRLMFGVGVNSNAGVVGSIVLQEENFDILRPPRSMEDILDGTAWRGGGQRFRAEAVPGDQVSRYLVNWTDPYFLDTNFSLGVSGFYFTRYYTDWDEQRVGGRFSLGRQLTQEWSINTQYRLEDVKLYNPRTPTPAIVQASVGDNTLNTFRISLNHDTRDAAFLPAEGHLLEWAAEQAVGDYTYSRLEANGSQYFTLYKRPDGGGRHILSLSAQLGWTDTDTPVFERYYAGGFQTFRGFEFRGVTPRENGIAIGGRWSFLGSAQYMMPITADEMIQMVFFSDFGTVEEDVSLDQFRVSVGAGLRLTVPAMGPVPVALDFSVPLAKETFDQTQVFSFYVGFTR; this is translated from the coding sequence TTGATTGATTCCGTTAGCGCGCAGGAACCACAGAAGCGTTCTATCGATCTGAATCAGTCAATCTTTGATGTCCGCGTCGAAGGCAATGAATCAATTCCTGCACTCGCCATTCTCCAGAAAACGAAAATTCAACGTGGCCGTCCCGCCACACGCGACATGGTTCTTGAAGACGTCCGCCTGCTGTTTGCCACACGCTGGTTCGCCAGTGTGGTTCCCGTGTATCGTCAGACCGAACAGGGGCTGGTACTTGTTTATAAAGTCAAAGAACGTCCCATCGTGGAAAAGGTGGAATTCCGCGGCTATAAAAAAATCAAAATCAAACGCCTGCAGGCAACCACTGGTCTGAAGGTGGGTTCGCCTTTCGATATTGCTGCCAACCAGGAATCCGTTAACCGTATCAAGCAGCTTTACGTCGAACGGGGTTACCGGTTCGCTGAAGTGAAACTGCTCAAAGGGGGAGACCCCAACGACCGTGAAGTCATCTTTGAAATCAAAGAAGGCCCCAAGGTCGTGGTTTCCGGTATTAAGTTCCGCGGCAATAAGTTCGTCAGCGACGGCGTGCTGAAGACTAAGCTGCTGACGAAAAAAGCACCGCTGGGAATCAGCTTCTTCGGCGGCAAGTATGATCCTGCTACGATTCAGGACGACCTGATTTCTCTCAAACAGTACTACAATGGCCTGGGATTCTTTGATGTGAAAATCGATGAGAAAATCGGTTACAACAAAGATAAATCCCGCGTGCAGGTCGAATACACGATCAACGAAGGCAAACGTTACAAAATTCGCGACATCATGATTGAAGGCAATCGCATCTTTTCGGAAGAAGAGATCCGCGAAGATATCAAACTGGCTGCAGGCGAATACTTCAACAGCCGCACCCTCGCCACCGACGTGGAAAAACTTTCGGAACGCTACGGCGAACTGGGACACCTGTTTGCCAAGGTGACACCGCAGCCTCGTTTCCTCGAAGCCCCCGGTGAAGTCGATCTGGTTTACAGCATCAATGAAGACAAACCTTATCGCATCCGTAAAATTACCGCCCATATTTCAGGCGATAACCCCCGTACAAAAAGTTCAGTTCTCTTGAACCCGATGATGGTCGCCCCTGGTGACCTGGCCAATCAACGACTGATTGCCAAGAGTAAACGCCGCATCGAAGGTAACCAGGTCTTCCAGAAAGGACCTCAGGATGGACCGCGCATTAATGTGACACGCGTCAATCCAGAGCGGGAAATGCTGGCCAGCCGCGAAAACGATGTTCTGCGGGGACAGAATGCAGACGAACAGCAGGCCCAGAAATTACGTTATCCCAACCTCAAGTATCGCAGCCAGACTTACAAACAGCCTGCTCCTCAGCAGAATCAGGATCTGTTTGAAGGCATCAAAACCGAACCCGTTTCTTATCAGTCCCCTCAGCGGACAGGGCAGATCTTTCGCGGGCAGAACTATGACAACGGTATTCCGGAACCACTGAACCCGCTGTTTGGGGAAAGCCCTCTCGGCGATCCGATGGGCACCGAGTTTCCTCAGCAGCAACCAGGCTGGGTCGACCTGGACGTCTATGCCTCTGAAAGCCGTACCGGACGTCTGATGTTCGGCGTGGGTGTGAACAGTAACGCCGGTGTGGTCGGTTCAATCGTCCTGCAGGAAGAAAACTTTGATATTCTCCGTCCTCCGCGCAGCATGGAAGATATTCTCGATGGTACTGCCTGGCGTGGTGGCGGACAGCGGTTCCGTGCCGAAGCTGTTCCTGGTGACCAGGTCAGCCGTTACCTCGTTAACTGGACCGATCCCTACTTTCTGGATACCAACTTCAGTCTGGGTGTTAGTGGTTTCTACTTCACCCGTTACTATACCGACTGGGACGAACAACGTGTTGGTGGTCGTTTCTCACTGGGCCGTCAGTTGACCCAGGAATGGTCGATCAACACTCAGTACCGTCTGGAAGACGTCAAACTGTATAACCCGCGTACTCCCACCCCCGCCATCGTGCAGGCGTCTGTGGGCGACAACACGCTGAATACATTCCGAATCTCACTGAACCACGATACGCGTGACGCGGCCTTCCTGCCAGCCGAAGGTCACCTGCTGGAATGGGCGGCTGAACAGGCAGTGGGCGACTACACTTACAGTCGTCTCGAAGCCAACGGCAGCCAGTACTTCACGTTATACAAGCGACCGGATGGCGGCGGACGCCACATCCTCTCGCTGAGTGCACAGCTCGGCTGGACCGATACTGATACCCCGGTCTTCGAACGTTACTATGCCGGTGGTTTCCAGACCTTCCGCGGCTTCGAATTCCGTGGTGTGACTCCCCGCGAAAACGGCATCGCCATCGGTGGTCGCTGGAGCTTCCTGGGTAGTGCACAGTACATGATGCCGATCACCGCAGACGAAATGATTCAGATGGTCTTCTTCAGTGACTTCGGTACTGTAGAAGAAGATGTTTCACTGGATCAGTTCCGCGTCTCCGTCGGTGCCGGTCTGCGACTCACGGTTCCCGCCATGGGCCCCGTTCCCGTCGCACTGGACTTCTCTGTGCCTCTCGCCAAAGAAACCTTCGACCAGACACAGGTCTTCAGCTTCTACGTCGGATTCACTCGCTAA
- a CDS encoding DUF447 domain-containing protein yields the protein MKKHRIPAEGTLEMILEGMVTSRNQDGEYNLAPMGPLVDQEMTQLVLRPFQTSRTCQNLKETRCGVFHVVDDVLLLTKAAIGRLESLSETFPAEQIEGVVLQSACRWYEFEIESIDDSDLRTVMQARVVHQGRIRDFFGLNRAKHAVLEAAILATRTHLIPQAELLQQYESLAEIVRKTAGPTETEAFRLLEEYVTRAYAELQS from the coding sequence GTGAAAAAACATCGGATTCCGGCAGAAGGCACATTGGAAATGATTCTGGAAGGCATGGTCACCAGTCGCAATCAGGATGGCGAGTATAATCTCGCGCCGATGGGGCCGCTGGTCGATCAGGAAATGACCCAACTCGTCCTGCGTCCCTTCCAGACTTCACGGACCTGTCAGAATCTGAAAGAAACCCGCTGCGGTGTCTTTCACGTCGTTGATGATGTGCTGCTCCTCACAAAAGCCGCTATCGGACGTTTGGAGTCACTGTCGGAAACGTTTCCCGCAGAACAGATCGAAGGGGTCGTGCTCCAATCCGCCTGTCGCTGGTATGAATTCGAAATCGAATCGATCGATGATTCTGACCTGCGGACCGTGATGCAGGCTCGGGTTGTACACCAGGGACGCATTCGTGACTTCTTTGGTCTCAACCGGGCCAAGCACGCCGTCCTCGAGGCCGCCATCCTGGCCACGCGAACGCATCTGATCCCGCAGGCCGAGTTATTACAGCAGTATGAGTCACTCGCCGAAATTGTGCGTAAAACAGCCGGTCCCACTGAAACAGAAGCGTTCCGTTTACTGGAAGAATATGTCACCAGAGCGTATGCTGAGTTGCAGTCTTAA
- a CDS encoding beta-ribofuranosylaminobenzene 5'-phosphate synthase family protein, which translates to MSPEVIVTTGSRLHWGLLSLAPRTGREFGGLGLMVDEPTLVLSVRSASSQEDQISGSAGSAEKIQTALQVLRTSSPDWLGDYRFEITLQSEIPQHSGFGSGTQLSLAVARGLAALMDQDELSSVELAQLVDRGARSALGVYGFDKGGFLIEAGKRDSADISPLVFQAPFPEQWRILLITPQDQAGISGAVEADAIQQLGPMPDALTEKLCRLALMQLAPAVLEQNFSEFASGLTEFGHLVGEFFAPVQGGVLAHPRMRELEQLLLSQGVEGIAQTSWGPTLSVICPDEGEAESLSSLIKSAGYGEECLARIVKPFNQGATLEHRKSV; encoded by the coding sequence ATGTCACCTGAAGTGATCGTCACCACCGGAAGCCGTCTGCACTGGGGATTGCTTTCGCTCGCCCCCCGCACCGGGCGCGAATTCGGTGGCCTCGGTCTGATGGTGGATGAACCCACGCTGGTGCTCTCCGTGAGATCTGCTTCCTCGCAGGAAGATCAGATCTCGGGCAGTGCAGGCAGCGCTGAGAAAATTCAGACCGCGCTGCAGGTGCTCCGTACCAGTTCTCCAGACTGGCTCGGCGATTACCGTTTTGAGATCACGCTCCAGTCCGAAATCCCCCAGCATTCCGGCTTCGGTTCGGGGACACAGCTCAGTCTCGCAGTAGCCCGAGGACTGGCAGCACTCATGGACCAAGACGAACTTTCATCGGTCGAACTGGCTCAACTTGTCGATCGTGGTGCACGGTCTGCCTTGGGGGTTTATGGTTTCGACAAGGGGGGATTTCTCATCGAAGCCGGAAAACGGGATTCCGCTGATATCAGTCCCCTCGTGTTTCAGGCTCCCTTTCCGGAACAGTGGCGGATTCTCTTAATCACCCCGCAGGACCAGGCTGGTATCTCGGGAGCCGTCGAAGCCGATGCCATTCAACAACTGGGGCCGATGCCGGATGCGTTGACGGAAAAACTCTGTCGTCTGGCGCTGATGCAGCTGGCACCAGCGGTTCTGGAACAGAATTTTTCAGAGTTCGCCAGTGGCCTGACAGAATTCGGACATTTAGTCGGTGAATTCTTTGCACCGGTCCAGGGGGGCGTTCTGGCTCATCCCCGGATGCGGGAACTGGAGCAACTACTGCTCTCACAAGGAGTTGAGGGCATCGCCCAGACCTCCTGGGGGCCGACATTATCTGTAATCTGTCCTGATGAGGGAGAAGCAGAGAGTCTCTCAAGTCTAATTAAATCAGCAGGTTACGGCGAAGAATGCCTGGCCCGTATCGTCAAACCGTTCAATCAGGGCGCCACGCTCGAACACCGGAAATCGGTCTGA
- a CDS encoding DUF1501 domain-containing protein — protein MNSRQKQSEVSRRDFLRVGSLSFVGLSMAERAALAATRSDRSEKNCILIMMTGGASQMETFDPKPDAPAEIRGPLKAISTTVPGLQVSEAFPQLAQRTGQFSLIRSLYHDAAPIHETGHQLIQTGRVSRGSLNYPCFGSVVARQWGPRGDAPPFVVLPRLVHSLGVNTYRGQQATFLGEEFAPATTIGTKSASTEYEIEIAGESPAIQQQYGKHRFGKLLLQARQLVERGTRCVVVNLFDDLHEQLTWDCHGTGAGTAGKVYEYRDSLGPAFDKALSTLLDDLASRGLLQDTLVVATGEFGRTPQINASGGRDHWPHVWSALVAGGATPGGQVIGASDSRASSPVERPVHAAELTASIYQHLGLNPQSCLARQDDQQISLVDAAPIGELFQG, from the coding sequence ATGAACTCCAGGCAAAAACAATCGGAAGTATCGCGGCGGGATTTTCTCCGCGTGGGCAGTTTAAGCTTTGTCGGCCTCTCCATGGCCGAGCGGGCCGCCCTCGCAGCGACTCGCAGTGATCGCTCTGAGAAAAACTGCATCCTGATCATGATGACCGGCGGCGCCAGCCAGATGGAAACATTTGATCCCAAACCCGATGCACCTGCCGAGATCCGGGGACCTTTGAAAGCGATCTCCACGACGGTGCCTGGTCTGCAGGTGAGTGAAGCCTTTCCGCAACTCGCACAACGAACCGGGCAGTTCTCACTGATTCGTTCTCTCTATCACGATGCCGCCCCGATTCATGAAACCGGTCACCAGTTAATTCAGACCGGTCGCGTCTCACGCGGTTCGCTGAACTATCCCTGCTTTGGTTCAGTTGTCGCCCGCCAGTGGGGACCGCGGGGCGATGCGCCACCGTTCGTTGTACTGCCTCGTCTGGTACACTCCCTGGGAGTCAACACCTACCGAGGCCAGCAGGCAACCTTCCTGGGCGAAGAGTTTGCTCCCGCCACCACGATTGGAACAAAGTCAGCTTCTACCGAATATGAAATCGAAATCGCCGGCGAGTCTCCAGCCATCCAGCAGCAGTACGGCAAGCATCGTTTCGGCAAGCTCTTGCTCCAGGCACGGCAACTGGTCGAACGGGGTACGCGGTGTGTCGTCGTCAATCTGTTTGACGATCTGCATGAGCAACTGACCTGGGACTGTCACGGCACCGGCGCCGGGACCGCAGGAAAAGTTTACGAATACCGCGATTCACTGGGCCCTGCTTTTGACAAAGCCCTCTCCACGCTGCTCGACGATCTGGCCTCCCGCGGTTTGCTTCAGGATACACTCGTCGTAGCCACAGGTGAGTTTGGTCGCACACCACAAATCAACGCTTCCGGCGGACGCGATCACTGGCCGCATGTCTGGTCGGCCCTCGTAGCCGGCGGTGCGACTCCCGGCGGTCAGGTAATTGGCGCCAGCGATTCGCGGGCCAGCAGTCCCGTTGAGCGACCCGTCCATGCAGCCGAATTGACGGCGAGCATTTATCAGCATCTGGGCCTCAATCCTCAGAGCTGTCTCGCACGTCAGGACGATCAGCAGATCAGCCTGGTGGATGCGGCACCCATTGGTGAACTGTTCCAGGGCTAA
- the larC gene encoding nickel pincer cofactor biosynthesis protein LarC yields MRIAYLDCSTGISGDMTLGALVDAGVDPDQICAGIDSLGLPGVKLTFSSTIKGGFHATYVTIEHPEQHAHRHLSDIVTILKQSDKLTPHQYELALSLFSAIAGAEAKVHGSSIDKVHFHEVGAIDSIVDIVGVAIGFDLLGVDQVLCSPVPTGFGQIKIDHGICTVPAPGTAELLKGIPLADIPIQAELTTPTGAAIVSTLVDRFCMLPPMTIEEIGYGAGTKNFPERANLLRLFVGEVATPAHTDYVTLLETNLDDISGEIIGHTKQKLLAAGALDVYSTSIQMKKDRPAVMLSVICKPESAEKLEGILFEETETLGLRRHQLQRAIRARKPHQVKTAWGEVAGKLSLGPNYQSIFTPEYEACAELAATHQISLRTVYRAAEAAFLLEGVAETAFDSGAHAPHDHDHDHDHDHDHDHDHDHDHDHDHDHDHDHDHDHDHDHDHDH; encoded by the coding sequence GTGCGGATTGCTTACTTAGACTGTTCTACCGGAATTAGCGGCGACATGACCCTGGGCGCCCTCGTGGATGCGGGTGTGGACCCGGATCAGATTTGTGCCGGCATCGATTCCCTGGGACTGCCCGGTGTGAAACTGACGTTCTCCTCGACAATCAAGGGGGGCTTTCACGCGACCTATGTGACCATCGAACATCCCGAGCAGCATGCACATCGGCATCTGAGTGACATCGTCACTATTTTGAAGCAGTCGGATAAGCTTACGCCCCACCAGTACGAGCTGGCCCTCTCGCTGTTTTCGGCGATTGCAGGAGCGGAGGCGAAAGTGCACGGTTCATCAATCGACAAGGTCCACTTTCATGAAGTGGGAGCCATCGATTCGATTGTGGATATCGTCGGCGTCGCGATCGGCTTTGATCTGCTGGGAGTCGACCAGGTTCTCTGCAGCCCGGTTCCTACCGGCTTTGGACAGATCAAAATCGATCATGGAATCTGCACGGTTCCGGCACCGGGGACCGCTGAGCTGCTGAAAGGGATTCCGCTGGCGGACATTCCGATTCAGGCTGAGTTGACCACGCCGACCGGCGCTGCCATTGTTTCCACGCTCGTCGATCGTTTCTGCATGCTTCCCCCGATGACGATCGAAGAGATCGGCTACGGAGCGGGAACCAAAAACTTTCCGGAGCGGGCCAACCTGTTAAGGCTGTTTGTCGGCGAAGTCGCAACACCCGCTCATACAGATTATGTCACCCTGCTGGAAACTAATCTGGATGACATCTCCGGAGAGATCATCGGTCATACCAAACAGAAGCTGCTGGCAGCGGGAGCCCTGGATGTCTACAGCACGTCGATCCAGATGAAGAAGGATCGCCCCGCGGTGATGCTGAGTGTGATCTGCAAACCGGAGTCGGCCGAGAAGCTGGAAGGAATTCTGTTTGAAGAAACCGAGACCCTCGGCCTCCGCAGACATCAGTTACAGCGTGCGATCCGCGCCCGTAAACCACATCAGGTCAAAACCGCCTGGGGAGAAGTCGCCGGGAAACTGTCGCTGGGACCGAACTACCAGTCGATTTTTACTCCCGAATATGAAGCGTGTGCCGAGTTAGCCGCTACCCATCAGATTTCGCTGAGAACCGTATACCGGGCTGCTGAAGCGGCGTTTCTGCTGGAAGGCGTTGCAGAAACCGCATTTGATTCGGGTGCACATGCGCCCCACGACCACGACCACGACCACGACCACGACCACGACCACGACCACGACCACGACCACGACCACGACCACGACCACGACCACGATCACGATCACGACCACGATCACGATCACGATCACGATCACGATCATTAA
- a CDS encoding prenyltransferase/squalene oxidase repeat-containing protein — protein MLLRLIAYPLGLLMLLPPALCRAQELDAQKKKTDESIQRAIQFLSKSQQPSGAWSFNSYGESTAATSLAVMAFMAAGYVPEEGPYGDQINKGIDWVLAHQADNGLVVHHKSHGPMYSHGISTLMLAEVAGMLTGEREKKCRQVLERAVKLIVAAQNVPKDKRNAGGWRYNQTSKDSDLSVTGWQLLALRAAKNIGCDISADQIDKAVAYVRHCRGRNNMGFAYQPGGAPSATRTGTGILALEICGQHHTKDALEAGDYLVQRPLHPDEFYYFYGAYYCSVGMFQMGGEYWKKTRDTIMPQLLEMQKHDGSWLATKGSEKEAGKVYATSLAVLALAVEYQYLPIYQR, from the coding sequence ATGTTACTCAGGCTGATCGCTTACCCGCTGGGACTGCTGATGCTGCTCCCCCCTGCCCTCTGCCGGGCACAGGAACTGGATGCACAGAAAAAGAAAACTGACGAAAGCATCCAGCGGGCGATTCAGTTTTTATCAAAATCACAGCAGCCATCCGGTGCGTGGTCGTTCAATTCTTACGGTGAATCGACGGCAGCGACCTCCCTGGCGGTCATGGCATTCATGGCGGCAGGCTATGTTCCTGAAGAAGGCCCTTATGGCGACCAGATCAACAAAGGCATCGACTGGGTCCTCGCTCACCAGGCAGATAACGGGCTGGTAGTGCACCATAAGAGCCACGGGCCGATGTATAGTCATGGAATCAGCACGCTGATGCTGGCCGAAGTGGCCGGGATGCTGACGGGCGAACGGGAGAAAAAGTGCCGTCAGGTGCTGGAGCGGGCGGTGAAACTGATTGTCGCAGCCCAGAATGTTCCCAAAGACAAACGGAACGCCGGAGGCTGGCGGTATAACCAGACGAGTAAAGACAGCGATCTGAGTGTGACCGGCTGGCAGCTGCTGGCCCTGCGTGCCGCAAAGAACATCGGCTGTGATATCTCTGCAGATCAGATCGACAAAGCGGTCGCGTATGTCCGTCACTGTCGGGGACGGAACAACATGGGCTTTGCCTACCAGCCCGGCGGTGCCCCCAGTGCAACGAGGACGGGAACCGGAATACTGGCGCTGGAAATCTGCGGACAGCATCACACCAAGGATGCCCTTGAAGCCGGCGACTATCTCGTGCAGCGTCCCCTGCACCCGGATGAATTCTATTATTTCTACGGGGCTTACTACTGCAGTGTCGGGATGTTCCAGATGGGTGGCGAGTACTGGAAAAAAACTCGGGATACGATCATGCCCCAACTGCTGGAGATGCAGAAGCATGATGGCAGCTGGCTGGCGACCAAGGGGAGTGAAAAAGAAGCCGGCAAGGTCTATGCAACATCGCTGGCAGTGCTTGCGCTGGCGGTTGAATATCAATATCTGCCCATTTATCAGCGTTGA